A stretch of Henckelia pumila isolate YLH828 chromosome 4, ASM3356847v2, whole genome shotgun sequence DNA encodes these proteins:
- the LOC140861010 gene encoding uncharacterized protein, with product MDKSWIRSDRRSKQYQEGVEQFINSCLQNLHVDPNFIHCPCCKCINLKKGPVTSIREHLFFHGFSQNYVNWIWHGESAENDRVNWSTNQDPTDDYHKDFETTNMCEAAYENYTENPEEFVKFLEDAEKPLYNGCKRYTKLSALVKLYNTKARHEMSDALFSDLLTDFGDMLPDNHNLPSSTYDAKKTLSCLSLSHEKIHACSNDCILYRKQYKDCVSCPKCGLSRWKLNKKNIEKKGVPAKVMWYFPPIPRFKRMYKSLETSKNLTWHKETTRVAGQLRHPSDSPCWRLVDHMWPDFESEPRNLRLALAADGINPHSNLSSWYSCWPVMLATYNLPPNMCMKRKFIMLAMLISGPKQPGNDIDVYLDVLVEDLQRLWEGVDGVYDAYRKQFFTLKAVLLWTINDFPAYGNLSGCTTHGYFACPVCGENTYAKHLENGRKMSFFGHRRFLPRFHPYRRQTKEFNGVEEDGDTPTPLSGVTLYDKLSNIKCEFGKKIGVKGKKRKKEKENNVEGSTDEKDLGATDFRKCWKKKSIFFNLPYW from the coding sequence ATGGATAAATCTTGGATTCGCTCGGATAGAAGATCCAAACAGTATCAGGAGGGTGTTGAACAGTTCATCAACAGTTGTTTGCAAAATCTCCACGTTGACCCCAATTTCATTCATTGTCCTTGTTGCAAATGTATAAATCTGAAAAAAGGACCGGTTACATCGATTCGAGAGCATCTTTTTTTTCATGGTTTTAGTCAAAATTATGTTAATTGGATTTGGCATGGCGAGTCTGCCGAAAATGATAGAGTAAATTGGAGTACCAACCAGGATCCAACTGATGATTATCACAAAGACTTTGAAACAACTAATATGTGTGAGGCAGCATACGAGAACTACACAGAAAATCCAGAAgaatttgtgaagtttttggAGGACGCAGAGAAACCATTGTACAATGGATGTAAGCGTTACACAAAGTTGAGTGCACTAGTGAAACTATACAATACCAAAGCCAGGCATGAGATGAGTGATGCTCTATTTTCAGATCTATTAACAGATTTTGGGGATATGCTACCAGATAATCACAATCTGCCATCTTCAACGTATGATGCAAAAAAGACATTGAGTTGTTTGTCGTTGAGCCATGAAAAGATCCATGCTTGTTCCAATGATTGCATCCTTTATAGAAAACAATATAAAGACTGTGTAAGTTGCCCTAAATGTGGCTTGTCGCGTTGGAAGCTAAACAAGAAGAACATTGAGAAGAAAGGTGTTCCTGCCAaggtgatgtggtattttcccCCCATACCAAGATTCAAACGTATGTATAAATCTTTAGAGACCTCAAAAAATTTAACTTGGCATAAAGAAACCACAAGAGTTGCTGGTCAGTTACGTCATCCGTCTGATTCACCATGTTGGAGGTTGGTTGATCATATGTGGCCCGACTTTGAAAGTGAGCCAAGAAATCTTCGCTTAGCACTTGCAGCTGATGGCATTAATCCCCATAGCAACCTTAGTAGTTGGTACAGCTGCTGGCCAGTCATGTTGGCCACATATAATCTGCCTCCAAACATGTGCATGAAGAGGAAATTCATAATGTTAGCTATGCTCATTTCTGGGCCTAAACAGCCAGGTAACGATATAGATGTCTACCTTGATGTGCTAGTTGAAGATTTGCAACGATTGTGGGAAGGAGTTGATGGTGTCTATGATGCTTATCGAAAACAGTTTTTCACTCTTAAAGCAGTTTTATTATGGACCATCAATGACTTTCCAGCCTATGGTAACCTTAGTGGATGTACTACACATGGTTATTTTGCATGTCCAGTATGCGGAGAAAATACTTATGCAAAGCATTTGGAAAATGGGAGGAAAATGTCATTTTTTGGTCATAGAAGATTCTTACCAAGGTTTCATCCCTATCGGAGGCAGACTAAGGAGTTCAATGGCGTAGAAGAAGATGGAGATACACCTACACCATTATCTGGGGTTACCTTATATGACAAGCTTTCGAACATAAAGTGTGAGTTTGGAAAGAAGATCGGTGTGAAAGGTAAAAAGAGAAAGAAGGAGAAGGAGAATAATGTGGAAGGCAGTACAGATGAAAAGGATTTAGGAGCAACAGATTTCAGAAAATGTTGGAAGAAAAAGTCAATTTTTTTCAATCTTCCTTATTGGTAA